The DNA region ACGCCACCCTCGGCGCAGGAAGGGACCAGCCCCGGCGGGGGCGGTTCCGGGTAGAGGCAGCGGTAGCAGGGACCTTCTTTGGCGTAGAACACCGAAGCCTGGCCCTCAAACTGGAAGATGGAGCCGTACACATTGGGTATTCCCAGGAGCACGCAGGCATCGTTTACCAGGTACCGGGTCTGGTAATTGTCGGTACCGTCGGCCACCACATCGTAGTCCTTCATTATATCCAGGGCGTTCTCGCTGGTGAGGGCCGTATTATAGGTGACCACATCGCAACCAGGATTGATCCCCTTGATCCGGTCCTTGGCGGAGGCCACCTTGGGCCGCCCCACATCTTTGGTACTGTGTATCACCTGGCGCTGCAAATTGGACTCCTCCACAAAATCAAAGTCCACAATCCCCAGCTTCCCGATTCCCGCAGCGGCCAGGTACATCGCCAGAGGCGCCCCAAGCCCGCCAGTACCCACGATAAGCACCTTTGCCGCCTTGAGCCGCTTTTGCCCCTCAATCCCTATTTCGGGCAGGAGTAGGTGCCGGCTGTAGCGGCCTATCTCGTCGTTGCTGAGATCCGCTAATTCTCTGTCTTTAATAATACTGTCTGCCATCATTAACCTCGGGAGGTCCCCCCGGCAATGGCCGGCACCAGCATGATGGTTCCCCCATCCGCAATTTTAGTATCCAATCCCTGGAGCTTTTTGATATTGGTTTCCTCCACAAATACATTGATGAAAGAACGCAGCTCCTCGCCCTGGTAAAGATGCTGTTTAATATCCGGGTAGGTCCCGGTAAAATTCCGGAGCGCTTCCCCCACAGTGGAACCCTCCGTAGTAACTTCGGATTTGCGATCCGTAAAATTTCTCAGTGCCGTGGGTATCAAAATCGTAACTGCCATGCTCTCTCCTCCTCATAAAACCTTCATGCTTCAATCTTTATCTCTTCCGGCAGAAATTGCTCCCGGTTTGTAGTCAGTTCCCAGCTGGTAAAATCCCCGGCCTTGCCCTTATCCACCGCAGTAATGATGTAGGAATAAAAGGGCAGGGCATATTCCTTGTCATAGTCAGAAGGCCTTGCCGGATGGTCTGGGTGGGAATGGTAAAAGCCCAGCACTTCCAGTTTCCGTTTCCGGGCCTCCAGTTCCGCCTTCATTAAATCCTCAGCCTCGATCCTGAAACGGTGGTACTGTTCCTCAGTCTCCCGGGCGTTCCTGATAGGGATAATGTCTTCAGTATTCCTGCTTCCCCCATCATCGATTGTGCCCAACAGTATCCCGCAGCACTCGTTTGGGTAGGCACTTTCCCCCTCCCGGCGTATTGCCCCTTCCAGTTTTTCTGACAGGAGAATCATTCTCCCGCCTCCCAGAAGGAATCCGAAATATACCGGGAACCGCTGTCCCCCAGAATGGTGACCACCACTGAACCCTTTGGCAAAGTCCGCCCAAGCTGGACGGCGCCTACCACATTGGCTCCAGAGCTTATCCCCACAAAGATACCTTCTTCCCGGGCAAGCCGCCGGGTCATGGCGTAGGCTGCTTCGGTATTCACCTCCACAATCCCTTGGGGCATTTTTTCATCGTAGATCCCCGGCTTGATGGTGCTTCCCATATGCTTGGTCCCTTCGATTCCGTGGAAGGGCGAATCAGGCTGCACCGCGTACACCCGGATATCCTTGTTATAATCCTTAAGCCGCCGGGAGGTTCCCATAAAGGTGCCCGAGGTTCCCAGGCCGGTAATGAAATGGGTAACCCTTCCCCCGGTCTGTTCCCAGATTTCAGACCCCGTGGAGTTGTAGTGGGCCCGCCAGTTGGCATCGTTGTTGTACTGGTTGGGGAAAAAGTACCGCTCCGGGTCCTTAGCCGCCGCTTCCTTAGCCGCCAGAAAGGCCCCATCCGAGCTTTCCAGGGGGCTAGTCTCCACAATTTCCGCCCCGTAGTTCCTGAGTATACGCTTCCGTTCACTGCTGGCATTGGCGGGCAGGTAAATGGTCACCGGATACCCCAGGGCCGCCCCGATCATGGCGTAGGCTATCCCTGTATTGCCGCTGGTGGCGTCGATGATGGTCTTCCCAGGCACAAGTTTCCCGGTTTCCAGCCCCTCAAGGATCATCCCCTTAGCCGCCCTGTCCTTCACAGACCCGCTGGGATTGCAGAATTCTGCCTTGACAAACAGGGTTACCCCGGACATATCTTGAGAAATTTTTTTCAATTCCAAAAGGGGGGTATTCCCCACCAAATCAAGGATATTCATTGTTAGTCCTATTATAAGGGATATTATCCTATAATGTCTATATCTTTAATAGGAAATAAGAACTATGCAATTTATAAGAATTATTATGAATTGCTTCTATATGTAAGTCAATAGGGCATCTTGCATGCCTACGCACAAGGTACTTGTACTATCTCCCTCCCGCCCCCGCTGATACATTCCCCGCCCCTGGGTGTGACAATAAAGGTTTCCTCCGCCCCTGCCATCCCAATGCCGGGAACCCCCTTTTTCGGTTCCAGGGCGATGACCATGTTCTCTTCCAGGGGCTCGTCAAACCCCTTTGCTATGACCGGAAGTTCGTCGATTGTCAGGCCCAGCCCGTGGCCCAGGAATTTTACCCGGTGCGAATTGTCCACCCCCATGAAAGAATCCAGTTCTGCCGGCGAAAGGGAAGCCATGATGTCGGCGTAGATCTTCGAAGGGATTTCCCCGGGCCGTAAGCGTTCCGCGGTCCGGTGGAGTATATCCAGGCAGAGCCGGTGAGCCGCAGCCAGTTCCGCCGGGGGCTCGGCGCCGAACATATAGACCTGGGTCTTGTCCGAGTGGTAGCCGTTGATACTGAACCCTGTGTCCAGAAACACCGGGTTTCCAAGTTTCAGCCGCCGCTTGCTGTCCGCTGTCAGGGGCGCGGCGGCGCTGTTCCCCCTGCCACCCCCGGGCCCGTCAAAATTTGAGGGGTACAGGGCATTGGTCCCGAAGCCCACCTGGGCGGTGTCAAATTCAACCTGGTCCTGGTGGAAGCGCACCAGTCCCTGAAAGCCCAATTGGTACATGGCATTGGCCAGCTCTCCGATAAATTCCGCCTCAGAGATTCCCTCATGTAGCATGGCCGGGGCTTTTTCCTCCAGCAGTATCCGGTGCTGTTCCGCAGTCCGCCTGATCCAGTAAAGCTCGTAGGGGCTTTTGACGCTCCTCTGCTTTCGTATCAAGGAATCAAGGAAGCCGGTGGAGCTAAAGTGAAAGTACTTTTTCAGTCGTTCCAGGGTGACTACCGGCATGAGGTCCCCTTCTATATAAAGAGCCCCCAGTTCCGGCCCCAGTATCGCCGCAAGGTCCTGGTAACTGGTGAAGGGGACAATATCCCGAATCGGCGATTCCTCCCTTGCCCTGGCATAGCTCCGCCTGACCCCGTATAAACAGCTTCCATCCTTGCGGATGAACAGGATGCCATTCTGCATGGTCCCGGTAAAGTAATACTGGTTTACATGGCTGGTGAAAATCGCCGTGTCCCAGCCGGGCCTGGCCTGTTCCATCAGCGCGACAAAACGGGCACGCCGTCCCTCAAGTTCCTGTACTTCCAGCGAAGCTTCCGGTGATAGTGTCAATTCCATTTGTCATATCCTTTTCGCCATCTTACAGAACAAGGGTAAATTTTGCAATAAGTTAGGGCAATCACTAATAATTGATTCTTGTCATGACAATATCATATAAATAGTTGATTTATAATACAGCAACTTTTGCCATATACTAGAAGTCAAACAAGGGCAACTGTAAACCAGCCCCATCCTGGTCTGAAAGCATACGCCGTACCCGTTTGGGATCCTCCACTGAATCGATAAAGGCCCCTGAAAGGGTGATGAAGTACCGCGCCCGTTTGAGGACAACCCCCAGGCGCCGGAGCCCGTCAAAACTAAGGGACCGGTTCCGCCGCAGTTCCAGGATGCGCCGGGCCGAGGTAGCCCCGACTCCGGGGACCCGGAGCAGTTCCTCGTAGTCTGCCCTTTGCAGGTCCACCGGGAAGCGGGTCAGGTGCCGGAGAGCCCAGGCGGTTTTGGGGTCCACACTGCGATCCAGGTAAGGGGCATCCTCCAGAATTTCCCCAGCTTCAAAGTGGTAGAACCGGATAAGCCAGTCCGCCTGGTAGAGCCGGTGCTCCCGGGCCATCAAGGTTCTTGGGGCCCCCGCTTGATCCGTGATCAGGGGCGGTCCGGGGATTTCCGGCAGCCGGGGGTCCGGGATACCCCCATTGCCGTTTACCCCCACGGGGATGAAGGCGGAGTAGTAGACCCGGCGCATGGAAAATTTGCGGTACAGGGCGCTGGAAAGATTGATGATGGTCTGGTCGTCCTCTTCGCTGGCCCCCACGATGAGCTGGGTACTTTGCCCTGCCGGGGCAAACACCGGGACGGGGCTCGCCTTCCGGGCAAAACTTTTCTGAACATTCCGCCGGTCTTCCTCGTTCTCCGCACTGCTCCGGGACACATCCTCCATGGCGCCGAGTATCACCTTCCCGGATTTTTGGGGCGCCAGGTGCTGGAGGCTTTTATCCGTGGGCAGCTCAATGTTCGCGCTGAGCCGGTCCGCCCAAAGCCCCGCTTCCCGGATCATCTTTTCCCCGCTTCCGGGGATTACTTTTAAGTGTATGTAGCCCCCGAACCCCGCTTCGGTACGAAGCTTTTTCGCCGTACCAATGAGTTTTTCCATAACCATGTCCGGGTCGGTGAAGATACCCGAGGAAAGAAAGAGCCCTTCGATGTAATTACGGCGATAGAACTGGCAGGTAAGGTCCACCAGCTCATCAGTGGTAAAGGCGGTTCGGGGAGTATCCGCCGAGACCCGGTTTACGCAATAGGCGCAGTCAAAGCGGCAGACATTGGAGAAGAGCACCTTGAGTAGGCTCACACAACGGCCGTCTCCGGTCCAACTGTGGCAAACCCCGGCGGGCAGATTTGACCCAAAGCTTGACGCGCCGGATGCATCACCGCCCCTTCCCCGGACTGAGCTGCCCCGCCCCTCGGCAGTCCCGCTTCCACTGGAGGCGCATGAGGCATCGTACTTTGCTGAGGAAGCCAAGACTGACAGCTTTTCTCCCAAATCCATAATCATACTATACATATGTATAGCCTTGGTATCAAGAGGATAAAGAGAAACATGGTGTTCTTTTTTAAAAAAAGCAGTATATTTAGTATAGTCTCAATCAGGAGTTTACTATGTTTGAATATAAGACCCAGGGAACCTGTTCCAGCAAAATCCACTTCGATATCAAGGACGACAAGGTCTGCGACCTTTCCTTTGACGGTGGCTGTGACGGCAATTTAAAGGGCATATCGGTCCTTGCGGATGGTATGGATGCGAATGAACTTATCAAGCGCCTCAAAGGGCTGCGCTGCGGGTCCAAGAATACTTCCTGCCCCGACCAGCTTGCCCATGCCCTTGAACTTGCCCTGAAAGCGGCGCCTGCGTCCTAAAGGGTAGTTCCGGCTTTGCGCCCCTCGGTCATGGCCCTGGCGGCGCTGTACACCGCTTTCTTTTTATAGTCGTTGTTCCAGCGGTTTATCCCGATATAGTCAAAGATCACCGCCCCGGTATGGCGGCAGAAACGGTCCATCTGTTCCAGGCAGCTAAGTGCCCCGTTGCCGCTTCCCCCAGGGGAGGCTACCAACAGTATCTGCTTTCCCGAAAGGACTCCGTTCTGACCGAATTCGCATCTGCGCAGCCGGTCAAAGAAACTCTTGAGGGATTCTGCCATCTCCCCCCAGTAGACCGGGGTGATGAAACAGAGCTGATCCGCCTTTCGCACCGTGTCCTGGGCGGCGCCGAACCCATCCTTTTCAAAGGCGCATTTGTGCTGTTCACGACAGCTCCCCCAACCCTCCCCGCATACATGACAGCGTTCCAGCTTTTCCACGAGCAGGGTTCCTGCGGATGCGCCGCCGTCCTTAGCGCCCCGAAGCGCCTCTTCAGTAACATCCTGGCAGAGCCCGCCGCCCTTGGGGTTACCGGAAATAATCAGGTAATTCATATTGTTCCTCTCTTTTAAAAGGGGCTATGCCCTTTTGGTGAGTATACTATCCTAAAAAGGTCAATGGCAATACAGCACTACTTGCAACGAAATTTTCCACGGACAAACCCAATCACCACAAACACCAGTGAAACTGCCTGTTGTACTATTAGTATTACTTTGCCCTGGATGAACATCAGTGTTCCCATGCTGAGAACCATCAAGGCGTAGAGAAGCCAACCCGCAGGGTTTCTTCGGGCCAGGAAGAAACTACCCAGGAGGAAGCCGATAGTTACGCCTATTTCCAGAACCTGGGAAATTGTGGTGAGACCGCCGAAAGAGTAGAAACTGTACACCAGGCCTGCGAGTATCATTAAATAGGTGAAGATCCGTACTGCCAAATCAACTGCGGGTCGGGCTCTGGGCTGCCCTTTCCAGGCCAAGACTAGGCCGAGTATCAGTGAAGGGGCGCCCCCTGCTTCGTTGGCTGCGGCGATCCAGTTTTGTCTGCCCCCCAGCAGGATGACCCAGGCAGGGAGGCCGAGGATGTATATGAACCAGCCGGCTACGCGCCATTTGCGGTCATTGCGGATGCCTTCGGCATGGGAGAGGAAAATCTTTGCCAGGAGGTAGCCCGCGCCTCCCCAGATTTGCAGAAAGCTGTCCATATCGCCTATTGTAAAGGCCGCTGAAAGAAAAGCATAGACCAGGAAAAAAAATCAACGATTGAAAAAAACCCTTGACCTTATACCTACCGTTCGGTATACTAGAAATATGGACGAAACCGGTGGTACCAGGGAACATATTCTAGGCATTGCCCTGGGGCTTTTTGCCGGCCGGGGCTACGAAGCGGCGGGGGTGCAGGAGATTGTTTCCCAAGCAGGGATTACCAAGCCCACCCTATACTACCACTTCAAAAGTAAGCAGGGCCTTCTGGAAGCCATTGTAGCTGAGTACGGCGCAGTTCTGGCCGAAACGACCCGGAAGGCGGCGGCCTATAACCACGATCTGGTAACAAACCTGACAAGCCTTTTCAGGGAAACCATGAAGTTTGCCCGGGGCAATCCGGATTTTTACCGCCTGATGATGAGCCTTTTTTCCGCCCCCCCGGGAACCGAAGCTTTCCTGGCCGGGACCGGACTGCGCCGTCAGCTTGTGGGGATCCTGGAGGAACTTTTTACCGCCGCATCCAGGGATCACGGCAACATGAAACGGCGGCAGAAAATCTACGCAGAAACCTTCATGGGCCTTTTGGAGACCTTTGGGGTGCTCACGGTTAACAACGAAATCAGCCTGGATGATCATCTGAGCTTCAGAATCGTTCACCAATATATGCACGGAATATTTTCCTGAGGAGAAATTGTTATGGAAAAGAAAACAGATTTTTTTTGCGAAAAAGTTATACCGACCGGTAGGTATACAGAGGATTCGAAAATCACCGACCGGATTTTTTATCACATCTACCCCCTGGGTTTCTGTGGAGCCCCGGGGCAGAACGATTTTTCCTCCCCAGCCGGGAACGGGCTGCGCTCTATTGCGGATTACATACCCCGCTTATTGGAACTGGGAATAAACGCGATCTACCTGGGTCCTCTCTTTGAGTCCGGCACCCACGGCTACGATACCCTGGATTACTACTGGGTGGACCGCAGGCTGGGCGACAACGATGCGCTCCGTTTTCTGGTTCAGCGCTTTCACCAGGCGGGTATCATGGTGGTCCTGGACGCGGTGCTGAACCACACCGGCCGGCACTTCTTTGCCTTCAGGGACATCCAGGCCATGGGCAGCGCCTCGGCCTACCGGGACTGGTTTGCCAATATTGACTTCAGCCGGCGGAGCCCTGTGGGGGATTATTTCAGTTATGAAGGCTGGAACGGTTGTTATGATTTAGTAAAACTGAACGGTCACAATAGGGAAGTCCGGGACCACCTTTTCGGCGCAGTTGAATTCTGGATCAAAGAATTTGATATCGACGGCCTCAGGCTGGATGCAGCGGACCTACTACTCCCGGATTTTATGGACGAACTTTCTTCACGCTGCAAAAAGCTAAAAAGCGATTTTTGGCTCATGGGGGAGATGGTGGCCGGTGATTATTGCCGCCTGACTGGAGGCGGCAGCAGCGGCATTGCCCCCGGAAAGCGGCTTGATTCGGTTACCAACTACGAACTGTACAAAAGCCTCTGGTCAAGCTTTAACGACAGAAACTTTTTTGAGATTTCCTGGACCCTGAACCGCCAATACGGCCCCGATGGCCTGTACCGGGATATACCCCTCTACACCTTTGCTGACAACCACGATGTAAACCGCATTGCCAGTATCATTAAAAACAAGGCCCATCTTTTCCCCCTCTACGGCCTCCTCTTTACCCTTCCGGGGATTCCTTCGATTTACTACGGCAGCGAGTACGGCATTACGGGTGAACATGCTGCAGACAGCGATGCTGCGCTCAGACCCGCCTGGGATTCTCAGGGAATGCAAAAAGCCAGGGAAGACGGGGGCCTGGGGGCGGATATGGAACAGGCCATCGCCGGGTTTATCGGGCTGCGGAAAAACAGCGTCGCCCTGCGGGAAGGTTCCTTCAGGGAACTGTTCAAGGACCACGAGCAATACGCCTTTATGCGGGAGGCCGGGGAGGAGCGTGCCCTGGTGGGGGTGAACGCAGGGGCGGAAACGAAGGCAATCCGCATCAGCGGGGCGGCATTGGGAGGCGGGTCTCTGAAGTGGCGGGATCTTCTGAGCGGAGAGGAATTCAGTG from Treponema primitia ZAS-2 includes:
- a CDS encoding TIGR03905 family TSCPD domain-containing protein: MFEYKTQGTCSSKIHFDIKDDKVCDLSFDGGCDGNLKGISVLADGMDANELIKRLKGLRCGSKNTSCPDQLAHALELALKAAPAS
- a CDS encoding putative DNA modification/repair radical SAM protein encodes the protein MYSMIMDLGEKLSVLASSAKYDASCASSGSGTAEGRGSSVRGRGGDASGASSFGSNLPAGVCHSWTGDGRCVSLLKVLFSNVCRFDCAYCVNRVSADTPRTAFTTDELVDLTCQFYRRNYIEGLFLSSGIFTDPDMVMEKLIGTAKKLRTEAGFGGYIHLKVIPGSGEKMIREAGLWADRLSANIELPTDKSLQHLAPQKSGKVILGAMEDVSRSSAENEEDRRNVQKSFARKASPVPVFAPAGQSTQLIVGASEEDDQTIINLSSALYRKFSMRRVYYSAFIPVGVNGNGGIPDPRLPEIPGPPLITDQAGAPRTLMAREHRLYQADWLIRFYHFEAGEILEDAPYLDRSVDPKTAWALRHLTRFPVDLQRADYEELLRVPGVGATSARRILELRRNRSLSFDGLRRLGVVLKRARYFITLSGAFIDSVEDPKRVRRMLSDQDGAGLQLPLFDF
- a CDS encoding flavodoxin family protein is translated as MNYLIISGNPKGGGLCQDVTEEALRGAKDGGASAGTLLVEKLERCHVCGEGWGSCREQHKCAFEKDGFGAAQDTVRKADQLCFITPVYWGEMAESLKSFFDRLRRCEFGQNGVLSGKQILLVASPGGSGNGALSCLEQMDRFCRHTGAVIFDYIGINRWNNDYKKKAVYSAARAMTEGRKAGTTL
- a CDS encoding PLP-dependent cysteine synthase family protein; this translates as MNILDLVGNTPLLELKKISQDMSGVTLFVKAEFCNPSGSVKDRAAKGMILEGLETGKLVPGKTIIDATSGNTGIAYAMIGAALGYPVTIYLPANASSERKRILRNYGAEIVETSPLESSDGAFLAAKEAAAKDPERYFFPNQYNNDANWRAHYNSTGSEIWEQTGGRVTHFITGLGTSGTFMGTSRRLKDYNKDIRVYAVQPDSPFHGIEGTKHMGSTIKPGIYDEKMPQGIVEVNTEAAYAMTRRLAREEGIFVGISSGANVVGAVQLGRTLPKGSVVVTILGDSGSRYISDSFWEAGE
- the moeB gene encoding molybdopterin-synthase adenylyltransferase MoeB gives rise to the protein MADSIIKDRELADLSNDEIGRYSRHLLLPEIGIEGQKRLKAAKVLIVGTGGLGAPLAMYLAAAGIGKLGIVDFDFVEESNLQRQVIHSTKDVGRPKVASAKDRIKGINPGCDVVTYNTALTSENALDIMKDYDVVADGTDNYQTRYLVNDACVLLGIPNVYGSIFQFEGQASVFYAKEGPCYRCLYPEPPPPGLVPSCAEGGVVGVLPGIVGTIQANEVIKLIVGGADSLTGRLLLFDAWKMKFRELKLDKDPLCPVCGKEPTIHELIDYEQFCGLKKNNDEVPIESITATELKDRLDRNDPIQIIDTREPHERAIVKFPQAKVIPLGQMTRRIDEFDPAVDAVFICKIGQRSIFAIRALREAGYTGRLLNLKDGINAWAKEVDPSVPIY
- a CDS encoding MoaD/ThiS family protein, coding for MAVTILIPTALRNFTDRKSEVTTEGSTVGEALRNFTGTYPDIKQHLYQGEELRSFINVFVEETNIKKLQGLDTKIADGGTIMLVPAIAGGTSRG
- a CDS encoding TetR/AcrR family transcriptional regulator, which encodes MDETGGTREHILGIALGLFAGRGYEAAGVQEIVSQAGITKPTLYYHFKSKQGLLEAIVAEYGAVLAETTRKAAAYNHDLVTNLTSLFRETMKFARGNPDFYRLMMSLFSAPPGTEAFLAGTGLRRQLVGILEELFTAASRDHGNMKRRQKIYAETFMGLLETFGVLTVNNEISLDDHLSFRIVHQYMHGIFS
- a CDS encoding alpha-amylase family glycosyl hydrolase — its product is MEKKTDFFCEKVIPTGRYTEDSKITDRIFYHIYPLGFCGAPGQNDFSSPAGNGLRSIADYIPRLLELGINAIYLGPLFESGTHGYDTLDYYWVDRRLGDNDALRFLVQRFHQAGIMVVLDAVLNHTGRHFFAFRDIQAMGSASAYRDWFANIDFSRRSPVGDYFSYEGWNGCYDLVKLNGHNREVRDHLFGAVEFWIKEFDIDGLRLDAADLLLPDFMDELSSRCKKLKSDFWLMGEMVAGDYCRLTGGGSSGIAPGKRLDSVTNYELYKSLWSSFNDRNFFEISWTLNRQYGPDGLYRDIPLYTFADNHDVNRIASIIKNKAHLFPLYGLLFTLPGIPSIYYGSEYGITGEHAADSDAALRPAWDSQGMQKAREDGGLGADMEQAIAGFIGLRKNSVALREGSFRELFKDHEQYAFMREAGEERALVGVNAGAETKAIRISGAALGGGSLKWRDLLSGEEFSVRDGWLEFPVHASWMRVLRSTHPYLS
- a CDS encoding M67 family metallopeptidase, which encodes MILLSEKLEGAIRREGESAYPNECCGILLGTIDDGGSRNTEDIIPIRNARETEEQYHRFRIEAEDLMKAELEARKRKLEVLGFYHSHPDHPARPSDYDKEYALPFYSYIITAVDKGKAGDFTSWELTTNREQFLPEEIKIEA
- a CDS encoding M24 family metallopeptidase, which produces MELTLSPEASLEVQELEGRRARFVALMEQARPGWDTAIFTSHVNQYYFTGTMQNGILFIRKDGSCLYGVRRSYARAREESPIRDIVPFTSYQDLAAILGPELGALYIEGDLMPVVTLERLKKYFHFSSTGFLDSLIRKQRSVKSPYELYWIRRTAEQHRILLEEKAPAMLHEGISEAEFIGELANAMYQLGFQGLVRFHQDQVEFDTAQVGFGTNALYPSNFDGPGGGRGNSAAAPLTADSKRRLKLGNPVFLDTGFSINGYHSDKTQVYMFGAEPPAELAAAHRLCLDILHRTAERLRPGEIPSKIYADIMASLSPAELDSFMGVDNSHRVKFLGHGLGLTIDELPVIAKGFDEPLEENMVIALEPKKGVPGIGMAGAEETFIVTPRGGECISGGGREIVQVPCA